A stretch of Larus michahellis chromosome Z, bLarMic1.1, whole genome shotgun sequence DNA encodes these proteins:
- the QNG1 gene encoding queuosine 5'-phosphate N-glycosylase/hydrolase yields the protein MEVFPSPLESAKFIAANSKDVSVDEEGARRVAESLFDKASSDEFGLAGWKSLHELNPRAAGEEAVGWVFLVDTLNFSFWSQREEEKYLVKYKGKTYSGYWSLCAAVNRALDDGIPITSASYFATMTLDQVKHVFRSDTEVPIPLIEERHRVLNESGTVLLEKFGGSFLTCVKMSEKSAQKLLRLVLENFPSYRDEAVFEKKKVSFYKRAQILVADTWSVLEGKGDGFFDDISSLTIFADYRIPQVLVHLKAMKYSEELMKKLREGRIFQSGDREEVEIRGCSIWCCALICKDLLELYQKKGQDMREKINAVLLDYYLWDYARDHREEMKDVPFHRVRCIYY from the exons ATGGAGGTGTTCCCGTCCCCGCTGGAGTCCGCTAAGTTTATCGCCGCCAACAGCAAAGATGTGTCCGTGGACGAGGAGGGGGCGCGGCGGGTGGCGGAGAGCTTGTTCGACAAAGCCTCGTCGGATGAGTTCGGGCTGGCCGGCTGGAAGAGCCTCCACGAGCTGAACCCGCGGGCCGCCGGCGAGGAGGCGGTGGGCTGGGTGTTCCTGGTGGACACCCTCAACTTCTCCTTCTGGTcccagcgggaggaggagaagtaCCTGGTGAAGTACAAGGGTAAAACCTACAGCGGCTACTGGTCCCTCTGCGCCGCTGTCAACAGGGCCCTCGACGACG GAATACCCATTACCAGTGCATCGTATTTTGCCACCATGACACTTGACCAAGTTAAGCATGTATTTCGCTCTGACACCGAAGTGCCCATACCTTTGATTGAAGAAAGACATCGGGTGCTGAATGAAAGTGGAACAGTTCTGTTAGAGAAGTTTGGAGGCTCTTTCCTCACCTGTGTTAAAATGAGTGAGAAAAGTGCTCAGAAACTGCTGCGCCTAGTACTGGAAAACTTTCCTTCTTACAGAGACGAAGCGGTGTTTGAG aaaaaaaaggtgtctttCTACAAACGGGCACAAATTCTTGTGGCTGATACATGGAGTGTGTTAGAAGGCAAAGGAGACGGCTTTTTTGATGACATTTCTAGTCTGACTATATTTGCTGACTACAGAATTCCTCAAGTTCTTGTTCACTTAAAAGCAATGAAGTATTCTGAAGAACTGATGAAGAAGCTACGTGAAG GAAGGATTTTCCAGTCTGGGGATCGGGAGGAGGTGGAGATCCGTGGCTGTTCCATTTGGTGCTGCGCACTGATTTGTAAGGACCTGCTGGAGCTCTACCAGAAGAAGGGTCAGGACATGCGTGAGAAGATCAACGCGGTTTTACTCGACTACTACCTTTGGGATTATGCCCGGGACCACAGGGAGGAGATGAAGGACGTCCCATTTCACCGAGTGCGATGTATATATTACTAA